A region from the Streptomyces tsukubensis genome encodes:
- a CDS encoding HAMP domain-containing protein: MESGVAARAKNTRAKGGRSRSNGTTEVDSVALNRLLAALTSMRDGNFRKRLTVSGDDVMAEIAAVYNEVADRNLHLTGELARVRRVVGREGKLTERLETGACEGSWAAAIDASNALVDELARPVSEVGRVLSAVADGDLEQRMELRSQGTDGVVRPLRGEFLKVARTVNSLVDQLSAFTDEVTRVALEVGTEGKLGGQAQARGMSGSWKDLTDSVNTMAQRLTAQVRDIALVTTAVAKGDLSQKVTVHVAGEMLELKNTVNTMVDQLQSLGSEVTRVSREVGTEGLLGGQAEVPGVAGVWKDLTDSVNTMAGNLTSQVRAIAEVTTAVASGDLSQKVTVNARGEIAQLAETVNQMTETLRTFADEVTRVASEVGGEGMLGGQAQVPGAAGTWKDLTDSVNTVFRNLTTQVRDIAQVTTAVANGDLSQKVTVNVAGEMLELKNTVNTMVDQLQSFGSEVTRVAREVGIEGRLGGQARVPGAAGTWKDLTDSVNTAFRNLTGQVRDIAQVTTAVANGDLSQKVTVDVAGEMLELKNTVNTMVAQLSSFADQVTRMARDVGTEGRLGGQARVDGVSGTWKELTDSVNFMAGNLTWQVRQIAQVTTAVARGDLSQKIDVDARGEILELKNTINTMVDQLSAFADQVTRVAREVGTEGRLGGQAQVPGVAGVWRDLTDSVNGMAGNLTDQVRNIAQVATAVARGDLSQKIEVDARGEILELKNTINTMVDQLSDFAEQVTMVAREVGTEGMLGGQAEVQGVSGTWKDLTQSVNSMANNLTSQVRSIAEVTTAVAKGDLSKKITVDAKGEILELVTTVNTMVDQLSDFADEVTRVAREVGTEGVLGGQARVRGVTGIWKDLSDNVNLMANNLTNQVRNIARVSAAVANGDLTKKVTVEARGEFAELAETVNTMVTTLSSFADEVTRVAREVGTEGELGGQAQVPGVSGTWKDLTESVNSMASNLTWQVRQIATVTTAIAKGDLTRKIDIDARGEILELKTTINTMVDQLSAFAGEVTRVAREVGTDGQLGGQARVRDVDGTWRDLTESVNEMAGNLTRQVRAIAAVATAVTRGDLNLKVDVDAAGEIQVLQDNINTMIANLRDTTLANEEQDWLKGNLARISGLMQGRRDLDDVASLIMSELTPVVSAQHGAFFLAMPTGGSSDVSGEEETSYELQMRASYGYSAGLMPTSFRPGETLIGTAAEEKRTIQVNVPPGYLKISSGLGEASPAYVIVLPVLFEGKVLGVIELASFQPFTHIQRDFLNQIAEMIATSVNTISVNTKTEVLLKQSQELTEQLRERSAELENRQKALQASNAELEEKAELLAQQNRDIEVKNTEIEEARQVLEERAEQLAVSMRYKSEFLANMSHELRTPLNSLLILAKLLADNAEGNLSPKQVEFAETIHGAGSDLLQLINDILDLSKVEAGKMDVSPTRIALVQLVDYVEATFRPLTAEKGLDFSVRVSPELPATLHTDEQRLLQVLRNLLSNAVKFTDSGAVELVIRPAGTDVPASIREQLLEGGSLRDPDAELIAFSVTDTGIGIAAGKMRVIFEAFKQADGTTSRKYGGTGLGLSISREIARLLGGEIHAASEPGRGSTFTLYLPLHPVATAAQSGGAGDGTALEAGAPQERPERMIPGDPGPAALFRRRRKALGGLPQNPALPAAPAGGAGDGAQGPVAPGEVVQAVGEQLPAYADADASAEPRRVFAFDNEKVLIVDDDIRNVFALTSVLEQHGLSVLYAENGREGIEVLEQHDDVTVVLMDIMMPEMDGYATTTAIRRMPQFAGLPIIALTAKAMKGDREKAIESGASDYVTKPVDPDHLLSVMEQWMRQG, from the coding sequence GTGGAGTCTGGCGTGGCGGCGCGGGCGAAAAACACGCGCGCAAAAGGCGGACGGTCCCGGAGCAATGGGACGACCGAGGTGGATTCGGTCGCCCTGAACCGGCTGCTGGCCGCGCTCACGTCGATGCGGGACGGGAACTTCCGCAAGCGGCTGACCGTGTCGGGCGACGATGTGATGGCCGAGATCGCGGCCGTCTACAACGAGGTCGCGGACCGGAATCTGCACCTCACGGGTGAGCTGGCGCGCGTCCGCAGGGTCGTCGGACGGGAGGGCAAGCTCACCGAGCGGCTGGAGACCGGGGCCTGTGAAGGGTCCTGGGCGGCCGCGATCGACGCGTCGAACGCGCTGGTGGACGAGTTGGCGCGGCCGGTGTCCGAGGTGGGCCGGGTCCTGTCGGCGGTGGCCGACGGCGATCTCGAACAGCGGATGGAGCTGCGGTCCCAGGGCACGGACGGGGTGGTACGGCCGCTGCGCGGGGAGTTCCTCAAGGTGGCGCGGACGGTCAACAGCCTGGTGGACCAGCTGTCCGCGTTCACGGACGAGGTGACGCGGGTCGCACTCGAAGTGGGTACGGAGGGCAAGCTCGGCGGCCAGGCCCAGGCCCGCGGAATGTCGGGATCCTGGAAGGACCTGACGGACTCGGTCAACACGATGGCGCAGCGGCTGACCGCGCAGGTGCGTGACATCGCGCTGGTCACCACGGCGGTCGCCAAGGGCGATCTGTCGCAGAAGGTCACGGTGCACGTGGCCGGGGAGATGCTGGAGCTGAAGAACACCGTCAACACGATGGTGGACCAGCTGCAGTCGCTGGGGTCGGAGGTCACCCGGGTCTCCCGCGAGGTGGGCACCGAGGGGCTGCTGGGCGGTCAGGCCGAGGTGCCCGGGGTGGCGGGCGTCTGGAAGGACCTGACGGACTCCGTCAACACGATGGCGGGGAACCTGACGTCGCAGGTGCGGGCGATCGCCGAGGTGACGACGGCCGTCGCGAGCGGTGATCTGTCGCAGAAGGTGACGGTGAACGCGCGCGGTGAGATCGCCCAGCTCGCCGAGACCGTGAACCAGATGACGGAGACGCTGCGGACCTTCGCGGACGAGGTGACGCGGGTCGCCAGCGAGGTCGGCGGGGAGGGCATGCTCGGCGGTCAGGCGCAGGTGCCCGGGGCGGCGGGGACCTGGAAGGACCTCACCGACTCGGTGAACACGGTCTTCCGCAACCTCACCACGCAGGTGCGGGACATCGCGCAGGTGACGACTGCGGTCGCGAACGGTGATCTGTCGCAGAAGGTCACGGTCAACGTGGCCGGGGAGATGCTGGAGCTGAAGAACACCGTCAACACGATGGTGGACCAGCTGCAGTCCTTCGGCTCCGAGGTGACCCGGGTGGCCCGGGAGGTCGGCATCGAGGGCCGGCTGGGCGGTCAGGCGCGGGTGCCGGGGGCGGCGGGGACGTGGAAGGACCTCACCGACTCGGTGAACACCGCGTTCCGCAATCTGACCGGCCAGGTGCGGGACATCGCGCAGGTGACGACTGCGGTCGCGAACGGTGATCTGTCGCAGAAGGTCACCGTCGACGTGGCGGGGGAGATGCTGGAGCTGAAGAACACCGTCAACACGATGGTGGCGCAGCTCTCCTCCTTCGCGGACCAGGTCACCCGGATGGCGCGGGACGTGGGCACCGAGGGCCGGCTGGGCGGTCAGGCACGGGTCGACGGCGTCAGCGGCACCTGGAAGGAGCTGACGGACTCCGTCAACTTCATGGCCGGGAACCTGACCTGGCAGGTGCGGCAGATCGCGCAGGTGACGACGGCGGTCGCGCGGGGCGATCTGTCGCAGAAGATCGACGTGGACGCCCGGGGCGAGATCCTGGAGCTGAAGAACACCATCAACACGATGGTCGACCAGCTGTCGGCCTTCGCCGACCAGGTGACGCGGGTCGCCCGCGAAGTGGGTACGGAGGGCCGGCTCGGCGGCCAGGCCCAGGTGCCGGGCGTGGCCGGGGTCTGGCGCGATCTGACGGACTCCGTGAACGGCATGGCGGGCAATCTGACCGACCAGGTCCGCAATATCGCCCAGGTCGCCACAGCGGTCGCGCGCGGTGATCTGTCGCAGAAGATCGAAGTCGACGCGCGGGGCGAGATCCTGGAGCTGAAGAACACCATCAACACGATGGTCGACCAGCTGTCCGATTTCGCCGAGCAGGTCACCATGGTGGCCCGTGAGGTCGGTACGGAGGGCATGCTCGGCGGCCAGGCCGAGGTGCAGGGCGTCTCCGGCACCTGGAAGGACCTCACCCAGTCCGTCAACTCGATGGCGAACAATCTGACGTCCCAGGTGCGGAGCATCGCGGAGGTCACCACGGCGGTCGCCAAGGGCGATCTGTCGAAGAAGATCACCGTGGATGCCAAGGGCGAGATCCTCGAACTGGTGACGACCGTCAACACGATGGTGGACCAGCTGTCGGACTTCGCGGACGAGGTGACCCGGGTCGCCCGCGAGGTCGGCACGGAGGGCGTCCTCGGCGGACAGGCCAGGGTGCGGGGCGTCACCGGCATCTGGAAGGACCTCAGCGACAACGTCAATCTGATGGCGAACAACCTGACCAACCAGGTGCGGAACATCGCCCGGGTGTCGGCGGCGGTCGCCAACGGGGATCTGACGAAGAAGGTGACGGTCGAGGCGCGCGGGGAGTTCGCGGAGCTGGCGGAGACCGTCAACACGATGGTGACGACCCTGTCGTCGTTCGCGGACGAGGTGACCCGGGTGGCCCGCGAGGTGGGCACCGAGGGCGAGCTGGGCGGTCAGGCGCAGGTCCCGGGGGTGTCGGGGACCTGGAAGGACCTGACCGAGTCGGTGAACTCGATGGCCTCCAATCTGACCTGGCAGGTGCGGCAGATCGCCACGGTCACCACGGCCATCGCCAAGGGCGATCTGACCCGCAAGATCGACATCGACGCCCGGGGGGAGATCCTCGAACTGAAGACGACCATCAACACGATGGTCGACCAGCTGTCGGCGTTCGCGGGCGAGGTCACCCGGGTGGCCCGTGAGGTGGGCACGGACGGTCAGCTCGGCGGTCAGGCCCGGGTCCGGGACGTGGACGGCACCTGGCGGGATCTGACGGAGTCGGTGAACGAGATGGCCGGGAACCTGACCCGGCAGGTGCGGGCGATCGCGGCGGTGGCGACCGCCGTGACGCGCGGGGATCTGAACCTGAAGGTCGACGTGGACGCGGCCGGGGAGATCCAGGTCCTCCAGGACAACATCAACACGATGATCGCCAATCTGCGGGACACCACCCTCGCCAACGAGGAACAGGACTGGCTGAAGGGCAACCTGGCCCGGATCTCGGGTCTGATGCAGGGCCGGCGCGATCTGGACGACGTCGCGTCGCTGATCATGAGCGAGCTGACGCCGGTGGTGTCGGCGCAGCACGGAGCGTTCTTCCTGGCGATGCCCACGGGCGGCAGTTCGGACGTGTCGGGCGAGGAGGAGACCTCGTACGAACTCCAGATGCGGGCGAGCTACGGCTATTCGGCGGGGCTGATGCCGACCTCGTTCCGGCCGGGCGAGACGCTGATCGGCACGGCCGCCGAGGAGAAGCGGACGATCCAGGTCAATGTGCCGCCGGGCTATCTGAAGATCTCCTCGGGGCTCGGGGAGGCCTCGCCCGCCTATGTGATCGTGCTGCCGGTGCTCTTCGAGGGCAAGGTCCTCGGGGTGATCGAACTGGCCTCGTTCCAGCCGTTCACCCATATCCAGCGGGACTTCCTCAACCAGATCGCCGAGATGATCGCCACGAGCGTCAACACGATCAGCGTGAATACCAAGACGGAAGTCCTGCTCAAGCAGTCCCAGGAGCTGACCGAGCAGCTGCGGGAGCGGTCTGCGGAGCTGGAGAACCGGCAGAAGGCGCTCCAGGCGTCCAATGCCGAACTGGAGGAGAAGGCCGAGCTGCTGGCGCAGCAGAACCGCGATATCGAGGTGAAGAACACCGAGATCGAGGAGGCCCGGCAGGTGCTGGAGGAGCGGGCCGAGCAGCTCGCGGTCTCGATGCGCTACAAGTCGGAGTTCCTCGCGAACATGTCGCACGAGCTGCGCACCCCGCTGAACTCCCTGCTGATCCTGGCGAAGCTGCTGGCGGACAACGCGGAGGGCAATCTCTCGCCGAAGCAGGTGGAGTTCGCCGAGACGATCCACGGCGCGGGCTCCGATCTGCTCCAGCTGATCAACGACATCCTCGACCTGTCGAAGGTCGAGGCGGGGAAGATGGACGTCAGTCCGACCCGGATCGCGCTGGTGCAGCTGGTGGACTATGTGGAAGCCACGTTCCGGCCGCTGACCGCGGAGAAGGGGCTCGACTTCTCGGTCCGGGTCTCGCCGGAGCTGCCCGCGACGCTCCACACCGACGAGCAGCGGCTGCTGCAGGTGCTGCGCAATCTCCTGTCGAACGCGGTGAAGTTCACCGATTCGGGGGCGGTGGAGCTCGTGATCCGGCCCGCGGGGACCGATGTGCCGGCGTCGATCCGGGAGCAGTTGCTGGAGGGCGGTTCGCTGCGGGACCCGGACGCGGAGCTGATCGCGTTCTCCGTCACCGATACGGGCATCGGCATCGCCGCCGGGAAGATGCGGGTCATCTTCGAGGCGTTCAAGCAGGCCGACGGGACGACGAGCCGGAAGTACGGCGGTACGGGGCTCGGGCTGTCGATCAGCCGGGAGATCGCGCGGCTGCTGGGCGGGGAGATCCACGCGGCGAGCGAGCCGGGCCGCGGTTCGACGTTCACGCTCTATCTGCCGCTGCACCCGGTGGCGACGGCTGCCCAGTCCGGGGGTGCGGGAGACGGTACGGCGCTGGAGGCCGGTGCGCCGCAGGAGCGGCCGGAGCGGATGATTCCGGGCGACCCGGGGCCCGCGGCGCTGTTCCGGCGGCGCCGGAAGGCGCTGGGCGGTCTGCCGCAGAACCCGGCACTGCCCGCCGCGCCCGCCGGCGGGGCCGGAGACGGGGCTCAGGGGCCCGTCGCGCCGGGTGAGGTGGTGCAGGCCGTCGGGGAGCAGCTTCCGGCGTACGCGGATGCCGACGCGTCGGCGGAGCCGCGCCGGGTCTTCGCCTTCGACAACGAGAAGGTGCTGATCGTCGACGACGACATCCGCAATGTCTTCGCGCTGACCAGTGTGCTGGAGCAGCACGGTCTCTCGGTGCTCTACGCGGAGAACGGCCGGGAGGGCATCGAGGTGCTGGAGCAGCACGACGATGTGACGGTCGTGTTGATGGACATCATGATGCCGGAGATGGACGGCTATGCGACGACGACGGCGATCCGGCGGATGCCGCAGTTCGCGGGGCTGCCGATCATCGCGCTGACGGCGAAGGCGATGAAGGGCGACCGGGAGAAGGCGATCGAGTCGGGAGCTTCCGACTATGTGACCAAGCCGGTTGATCCCGATCATCTGCTGTCGGTGATGGAGCAGTGGATGAGGCAGGGGTGA
- a CDS encoding response regulator — protein MVQKAKILLVDDRPENLLALEAILSALDQTLVRASSGEEALKALLTDDFAVILLDVQMPGMDGFETAAHIKRRERTRDIPIIFLTAINHGPHHTFRGYAAGAVDYISKPFDPWVLRAKVSVFVDLYMKNCQLREQAALLRLQLESGGRAVPDSPGKEAVGLLAELSARLAAVEEQAEALSKQLDDESADAAAVATAAHLERKLTGLRRALDALEPGAGTTSAVPSQN, from the coding sequence ATGGTGCAGAAGGCCAAGATCCTCCTGGTCGATGACCGGCCGGAGAATCTGCTGGCGCTGGAGGCCATTCTCTCCGCGCTCGATCAGACACTGGTCCGGGCATCGTCCGGGGAGGAAGCGCTCAAGGCGCTGTTGACGGACGATTTCGCAGTCATCCTGCTGGATGTCCAGATGCCCGGCATGGACGGATTCGAGACGGCCGCGCACATCAAGCGGCGGGAGCGGACCCGCGATATTCCGATCATCTTCCTGACCGCTATCAACCATGGTCCGCACCACACGTTCCGCGGCTATGCGGCGGGCGCAGTCGACTACATCTCCAAGCCGTTCGACCCCTGGGTGCTGCGGGCCAAGGTCTCCGTCTTCGTCGACCTGTACATGAAGAACTGCCAACTGCGCGAGCAGGCCGCACTGCTGCGGCTCCAGCTCGAAAGCGGCGGCCGGGCCGTGCCCGACTCGCCGGGCAAGGAGGCGGTGGGGCTGCTCGCGGAGCTGTCCGCCCGGCTCGCCGCCGTCGAGGAGCAGGCGGAGGCGCTCTCCAAGCAGCTCGACGACGAGTCCGCCGATGCCGCGGCCGTCGCCACCGCCGCCCATCTGGAGCGCAAACTGACCGGGCTGCGCCGGGCGCTGGACGCGCTGGAGCCGGGAGCGGGCACCACGTCGGCGGTGCCCTCGCAGAACTGA
- a CDS encoding DNA translocase FtsK, with translation MASRTSGKGSQDTAGTAKPRPGRTSGAPAAKKAAPAKKAAAARKAPVKKAPAKKPAARKPAPKKAPSPTGGVYRLARALWMGSARGVGAVFRGIGRGAKGLDPAHRKDGLALLLLGIALIVAAGTWSHLSGPVGDLVEMLVTGTFGRLDLIVPILLGVIAVRLILYPQKPDANGRVVIGLSALVVGVLGQVHIACGSPGRDEGSGALQDAGGLVGWAASKPLIFMMGEVLAVPMLVLLTVFGLLVTTATPVNAIPQRLRLLGVRLGLVRPVPEPGAFGEAEDDDRRYDEQWRDSVSGSGGRPRRTSARRGSETAYDPDGAEPSEPAQRRTPRRGSVQPALHRPMDAVDVAAAAAAALDGAVYNGLPPSPLVADLTKDVTADLRRAGTPVPPARDADRPEDPAPAKPRSAAKAAGSPVPDLTKPAPEPSPLPARAEQLQLAGDITYSLPSLELLERGGPGKTRSAANDTVVASLTNVFREFKVDAAVTGFTRGPTVTRYEVELGPAVKVERITALTKNIAYAVASPDVRIISPIPGKSAVGIEIPNTDREMVNVGDVLRLADAAEDDHPMLVALGKDVEGGYVMANLAKMPHILVAGATGSGKSSCINCLITSVMIRATPDDVRMVLVDPKRVELTAYEGIPHLITPIITNPKRAAEALQWVVREMDLRYDDLAAFGFRHIDDFNEAIRAGKVKLPEGSERELSPYPYLLVIVDELADLMMVAPRDVEDAIVRITQLARAAGIHLVLATQRPSVDVVTGLIKANVPSRLAFATSSLADSRVILDQPGAEKLIGKGDGLFLPMGANKPVRMQGAFVTEDEVAAVVRHCKEQMAPVFRDDVTVGGKQKKEIDEDIGDDLDLLCQAAELVVSTQFGSTSMLQRKLRVGFAKAGRLMDLMESRNIVGPSEGSKARDVLIKPDELDEVLAVIRGESAP, from the coding sequence ATGGCCTCACGTACGTCCGGCAAGGGTTCCCAGGACACAGCGGGCACCGCGAAGCCGCGCCCCGGCCGTACGAGCGGTGCGCCCGCGGCCAAGAAGGCGGCGCCCGCGAAGAAGGCCGCGGCGGCCAGGAAGGCACCCGTCAAGAAGGCACCGGCCAAGAAGCCCGCGGCACGGAAACCGGCGCCCAAGAAGGCGCCTTCGCCGACCGGGGGCGTGTACCGGCTGGCGCGCGCCCTCTGGATGGGGTCCGCCCGCGGCGTCGGAGCGGTGTTCCGCGGTATAGGGCGCGGGGCCAAGGGGCTCGACCCGGCCCACCGCAAGGACGGGCTGGCCCTGCTGCTGCTCGGGATCGCGCTGATCGTCGCCGCCGGCACCTGGTCGCATCTCAGCGGCCCGGTCGGTGACCTCGTCGAGATGCTGGTCACCGGCACCTTCGGCCGGCTCGACCTGATCGTGCCGATACTGCTCGGGGTGATCGCCGTACGGCTGATCCTCTATCCGCAGAAGCCCGATGCCAACGGACGGGTCGTGATCGGGCTCTCCGCGCTCGTCGTGGGCGTCCTCGGGCAGGTCCACATCGCCTGCGGATCGCCCGGCCGGGACGAGGGCAGCGGCGCCCTCCAGGACGCGGGCGGTCTCGTCGGCTGGGCCGCGTCCAAACCGCTGATCTTCATGATGGGCGAGGTCCTCGCCGTACCCATGCTGGTGCTGCTGACCGTCTTCGGACTGCTGGTCACCACCGCGACGCCGGTCAACGCCATTCCCCAGCGGCTGAGGCTGCTCGGGGTCAGGCTGGGGCTGGTCCGGCCCGTACCGGAGCCCGGCGCCTTCGGCGAGGCGGAGGACGACGACCGGCGCTACGACGAGCAGTGGCGTGATTCCGTATCCGGCTCCGGCGGACGGCCGCGGCGGACGTCCGCCCGGCGCGGCAGCGAGACGGCGTACGACCCCGACGGGGCCGAACCGTCGGAGCCGGCGCAGCGGCGCACCCCCCGCCGGGGCTCGGTACAGCCCGCCCTGCACCGGCCCATGGATGCCGTCGACGTGGCGGCAGCCGCGGCCGCGGCGCTCGACGGAGCCGTGTACAATGGCCTTCCCCCGTCGCCGCTGGTCGCCGATCTGACCAAGGACGTCACCGCCGATCTGCGGCGCGCCGGGACACCGGTGCCGCCCGCACGGGACGCGGACCGGCCGGAGGACCCCGCGCCCGCGAAGCCGCGGTCCGCAGCCAAGGCCGCGGGATCCCCCGTACCCGATCTGACGAAACCGGCGCCCGAGCCCTCCCCGCTGCCCGCACGGGCCGAGCAGCTCCAGCTGGCCGGGGACATCACGTACTCCCTGCCCTCCCTCGAACTGCTGGAGCGCGGCGGCCCCGGCAAGACGCGCAGCGCCGCCAACGACACCGTCGTGGCCTCGCTGACCAACGTCTTCCGGGAGTTCAAGGTCGACGCCGCCGTCACCGGGTTCACCCGCGGACCGACGGTCACCCGGTACGAGGTGGAGCTGGGCCCGGCGGTGAAGGTCGAGCGGATCACGGCGCTGACCAAGAACATCGCCTATGCCGTCGCCAGCCCGGACGTCCGCATCATCTCGCCGATCCCCGGCAAGTCCGCGGTCGGCATCGAGATCCCCAACACCGACCGGGAGATGGTCAACGTCGGGGACGTCCTGCGGCTCGCGGACGCCGCGGAGGACGACCATCCGATGCTGGTCGCGCTCGGCAAGGACGTCGAGGGCGGCTATGTGATGGCCAACCTCGCCAAGATGCCGCACATCCTGGTGGCGGGCGCGACCGGCTCCGGCAAGTCGTCCTGCATCAACTGCCTGATCACCTCGGTGATGATAAGGGCGACCCCCGACGACGTCCGGATGGTGCTGGTCGACCCCAAGCGGGTCGAACTGACGGCGTACGAGGGCATCCCGCATCTGATCACCCCCATCATCACCAACCCCAAGCGGGCCGCCGAGGCACTCCAGTGGGTCGTCCGTGAGATGGACCTGCGCTACGACGACCTCGCGGCCTTCGGATTCCGGCATATCGACGACTTCAACGAGGCGATCCGGGCCGGGAAGGTGAAGCTGCCCGAAGGCAGCGAGCGGGAGCTGTCGCCGTATCCGTATCTGCTGGTCATCGTGGACGAGCTGGCGGATCTGATGATGGTCGCGCCCCGCGATGTGGAGGACGCGATCGTCCGGATCACCCAGCTCGCGCGCGCGGCCGGGATCCATCTGGTGCTCGCCACCCAGCGGCCGTCCGTCGACGTCGTCACCGGGCTCATCAAGGCGAACGTACCCTCGCGGCTGGCGTTCGCCACCTCGTCACTGGCCGACAGCCGGGTCATCCTCGACCAGCCGGGCGCGGAGAAGCTGATCGGCAAGGGCGACGGGCTGTTCCTGCCGATGGGCGCCAACAAGCCCGTCCGGATGCAGGGCGCCTTCGTCACCGAGGACGAGGTCGCCGCGGTCGTCCGGCACTGCAAGGAACAGATGGCGCCGGTCTTCCGGGACGACGTCACCGTCGGCGGCAAGCAGAAGAAGGAGATCGACGAGGACATCGGCGACGATCTCGACCTGCTGTGCCAGGCGGCGGAGCTGGTGGTCTCCACCCAGTTCGGGTCGACGTCCATGCTCCAGCGGAAACTGCGGGTCGGCTTCGCGAAGGCCGGACGGCTGATGGACCTGATGGAGTCGCGGAACATCGTCGGCCCCAGCGAAGGCTCCAAGGCCCGCGACGTCCTGATCAAGCCGGACGAACTGGACGAGGTGCTGGCGGTGATCCGCGGGGAGTCCGCGCCGTGA
- a CDS encoding helix-turn-helix domain-containing protein encodes MSIGNSPEDDRPSVPEDRPSIGRVLQQARIASGLTVDEISATTRVRVPIVQAIEQDDFTRSGGDVYARGHIRMIAGAVGLDPVPLVAQYDSEHGGRPAPTPAAPLFEAERIRPEPRRPNWTAAMVAAIVAVIGFVGFTLFSGGDDEGGKGQIAKGPQAERSTGPGTAKPSGGATDAPGPVPSDSAIAAAPADKVTVKLTVVKDKSWISAKAANGKKIFDGTLSEGDTRTFQDDRRINLILGNAGAIELYVNGKKIDGEFKTGQVERLSYTKGDPEAG; translated from the coding sequence GTGTCCATCGGCAACTCCCCCGAAGACGACCGGCCTTCCGTCCCGGAGGACCGGCCTTCCATCGGCCGTGTGCTGCAGCAGGCCCGTATCGCGTCCGGACTGACCGTCGACGAGATCAGCGCCACCACCCGCGTCCGCGTGCCGATCGTCCAGGCGATCGAACAGGACGACTTCACCCGCAGCGGCGGCGACGTCTACGCCCGTGGCCATATCCGGATGATCGCCGGGGCCGTGGGGCTCGACCCCGTACCCCTGGTCGCCCAGTACGACTCCGAACACGGCGGGCGGCCGGCGCCGACCCCCGCCGCACCGCTGTTCGAGGCCGAGCGGATCCGACCCGAGCCGCGCCGCCCCAACTGGACCGCGGCCATGGTCGCGGCGATCGTCGCCGTCATCGGCTTCGTCGGCTTCACCCTCTTCAGCGGCGGGGACGACGAGGGCGGCAAGGGCCAGATCGCCAAGGGCCCGCAGGCCGAGCGGTCGACCGGCCCCGGGACGGCCAAACCGTCCGGAGGGGCCACCGACGCCCCCGGGCCCGTACCCTCCGACTCCGCGATCGCCGCGGCCCCCGCCGACAAGGTCACCGTCAAGCTGACCGTCGTCAAGGACAAGAGCTGGATCTCGGCCAAGGCCGCCAACGGCAAGAAGATCTTCGACGGCACCCTCTCCGAGGGCGACACCCGCACCTTCCAGGACGACCGGCGGATCAACCTCATCCTCGGGAATGCCGGAGCCATCGAGCTGTACGTGAACGGCAAGAAGATCGACGGCGAGTTCAAGACGGGTCAGGTCGAACGGCTCTCGTACACGAAGGGCGACCCCGAAGCGGGCTGA